Sequence from the Thermocoleostomius sinensis A174 genome:
AATTCCGCCACATCCGCAGGTGTTGCAGTTAATTATAGTAACAGACAATCGCACGAAATGTCTTGAAATGTCTTTCGGTCTTTGTCCTTTCTTTTGCCATAATCAAATATCCCTTGACTGATCATCCTGACCCATTACACAAGACGAATGGCTAATACTCGTGGCGCGATTGCGGCTGGACACCCCAAAACGGCTGAAGCAGGAGTGGAAATGTTTCGTTTAGGGGGGAATGTCTTTGATGCTGTTGTGGCAGCAGTCCTAGCGTCCTGCGTGACTGAGCCTACCTTAACGTCCCTAGCAGGGGGAGGATTTTTGCTGGCCCACACCCAAGCCGGGCAGGACATTTTGTTCGATTTTTTTAGTCAAACCCCGCGTTGTAAGCCCGATCGTCACGCTATTGATTTTTATCCAGTGGCGGTTAATTTTGGCAGTGTCACTCAAGAGTTTCACATTGGGTTAGGCTCGATCGCCGTGCCGGGTACAATTGGCGGATTGTTTCATGTGCATGACAAACTGGGACGGTTGCCACGGTCGGTGGTGATGGAACCCGCAATCCACTACGCCAAGAACGGAATTGAAGTTAGCCCATTTCAGTCTTACTGCGCGAGTATCCTTGCCCCCATCTTGCTAGCAACCGCCGAATCACGCCAAATGTTTGCCCCCACAGGCAACTTACTGCAAGCGGGCGATCGATTTGCCGTGCCAGCGTTGGCAGAAACATTCATTTACCTAGCCGAAGAGGGAGCCAGAGGATTTTACCAAGGGGACATTGCCCGCCGCTTGGTGAAAGATTGCCAAGATCAGGGCGGCTACTTAACGTTGGCAGATTTAGAACATTATCAAGTGATCGAGCGCCAACCGCTCATCACTAGTTATCGCGGCAATTTTTTTCTAACCAATCCGCCTCCCAGTTCCGGTGGTGCACTGATTGCCTTTGCGCTGGCCCTGCTTGCTCAGGTAGAGGTCGGACAATTTCCGTTTGGCTGCACAAAGCATCTGCAATTGTTGGCGCAAGTCATGAAATTGACCAATGCCGCCAGAGCCGATGGCTATGATGCTCGATTGTATGAACCAGATGTAGCCGATCGCTTCCTAGCCACCCATCACCGCGCTCCCTATGAAACCCAATTGTTGGCAGCGGTGAACAAATGGGGCAGCACTACCCACGTTAGTGCGATTGATGGCGAGGGCAATGCCGCCAGCGTCACAACCTCTAATGGCGAAGGCTCATCTTATGTGATTCCCGGCACAGGCATCATGACCAACAATATGCTAGGCGAAGCCGATTTGCATCCCAGTGGGTTTCACCAATGGCAAGAGAATGTGCGCATTTCTTCAATGATGGCTCCGACGATGATTTTGGATGCCAACCATCAGCCGGAAATTGTCCTGGGATCGGGCGGCTCTAATCGCATTCGGACAGCGATTCTTCAGGTGATCTCAAATTTGATTGATTTCAATCTGTCGGTGGAAGACGCCGTTAACTATCCCAGAGTGCATTGGGAAGCTGATGTGTTTAATGTGGAACCGGGCTTTGAGCGGTTGACGATCGATCGCACTCAGTTTCCGTTTGACCAACAATTAGAACTGTGGCCCCAGCAAAATCTCTTCTTTGGCGGAGTTCATGCCGTCACTCGCAGCACCACAGGAGACCTATCAGGGGCGGGCGATCGGCGGCGTTGTGGAGCGATCGCAGTTTGCTAGAGCAGCCATTCCAGCATCCTATCGTCTCCGTTGCTCAACAAGGCTGGAACCTTTATTTTGGAAGCGCATAAGGCACAATTTAGTCATACGCTTCTATCCCTAGCTGCTAATGTCTGAGCCGTTAATTGAACTGAAGGGGGTTTCTAAATCCTTTGGCCAGAATCCAATTCTCGATCGAGTGGATTTGACGGTTAATCGCGGTGAGGCCATTGCCATCATTGGGCCATCGGGAACAGGAAAATCTACCATTCTCCGCATTATGTGTGGGCTACTGGCTCCCGATGAAGGGGAAATTTACATCCGAGGACAAAAACGGGAACGTCTTCTGGAAGACGCAGAAGATCCGATTGGCATTAGTCTTGTATTTCAGCAAGCTGCCCTCTTTGACTCACTAACGGTTGAAGAAAATGTCGGGTTTGCGCTGTTTCGCCGATCGAAGCTACCGCGTCACGAAATTTGTGAGTTGGTGAATCAAAAGCTTGACATGGTGGGGTTGGCGGGAACGGGTAAGCGCTACCCTGCTGAGCTATCGGGTGGAATGCGCAAACGAGTTAGCTTGGCTCGGGCCATTATCACCGATCCGGATGATCCCAGAGGCTCCCCAGAGGTGCTACTCTACGATGAACCAACCGCAGGGCTTGACCCAATCGCCTCTACCATTACCGAAGACATTATTCGGCAATTGAAAGGACTAAAAGGCGGATGTGGTGCGTATGTCGTCGTGACTCATCAAGACAGTACCATTCGTCGAACTGCCGATCGCGTAATTTTTCTCTATCAAGGAAAAATTCACTGGGATGGTTCTGTCCATGACATTGACACAACAGACAATCCGTGGCTCCGACAATTTTTCAGTGGCAGTGTTGAGGGGCCGATCCATATTGCGGGGTGATGATTGAATCAAGCGGTGCAAGGAGAGGCAATGCAAACGGCAAGGCGGAGCGCAGGACTATCGCGATCGATGCGGCAAAGCGCTGTAGGGTTCCTGTTTTTAGGATCAGTGGCGCTGTTTATTGGGCTGTTGTTGTGGCTGCAAAACCTGAATCCTGCTCGTCGCAGCTATCGAGCCTTTATCGAATTCTCTGATGCAGGTGGGATGACTCCCGGCACAGTGGTGGCCTATCGAGGCGTGAGAGTTGGGCGAGTGGTGAGCATCGAACCTCAGCCTCAAGGGGTGGTGATTGAGGTTGAACTGGCCCGAGCCGATCGCCCAATTCCCAGCAATTCCATCATCGAAGCTAATCAGTCCGGCTTGGTGGGCGAAACTTCAATTAATATCACGCCGCTAGAAGTTTTGCCTTCCGATCGAGAAATTGCAGGGCCGCTAGACCCAGACTGTAATCCCGATCTGATTATCTGCGACGGTTCGCGCTTGCAAGGGGAAGCACAACTGGACGTGAATGAATTGATTCGATCGACCTTGCGCATTGCCAACCTGCTCAGCGATCCGCAATTTACCGCCAACATTAACTCAGTGGCCAGAAACGCCTCCGATGCCCTCGTTGCCATTACTGCCCTCAGCCAAGATGTCTCTGGGTTGACCAATGAAGTCGAACAACTCGTCGAAGGTGGCAGTGTCGAAAACACACTGACTTCCTTGGGAGAGGCGGCCGATGAAGTGCGGTTGCTCGTTGCCACCAATCGCACTGCTCTCTCAGATACGCTAGTGAGTTTTCAGCAATCTAGTGATCAACTGCGCGGTACGCTGAACACCATTTCCCTCACCGTCGATGAAATTTCTCCAGTGGTGAGTGAGGGCAATTTGCAGGAAATTGTTACTAATTTAGAAGTAATGTCTGCCAATGCAGCCGAAGCCGCTGCGAACCTGCGCGACTTCTCGACTGGAATCAACGATCCAGCGAATGCGCTGATACTGCAACAGTTGCTCGATTCGGCTCGATCGGTGTTTCAAAATGTGGAGAAAATTACTGCCGATCTCGATGAGTTAACGGGCGATCCGGCCTTTCGCAACAATCTACGCCAACTGATTGAGTCTCTCAACCGCTTAGTCGATGCCTCCGAACAGCTTGAGCGACAAGCCGAGATCGCCAAAGTGCTGAATTCATTGACCGTAGCCCTTGCTCCGGGAACTCCTGATTCAGCAACCACACCCCTGCCACGATCGCCAGCGCTGAAGTCACCGGAGCTAGCCTTGCCATCTCAACCACTACCAAGGCAGGATAGGCTGCCCCACTCATCTGCTCCTCCGCCTCGATCGACTCCATCCGCTACTTCCCCTCGGTATGGTAGCGATCGGGTTAGTCCAAATGAGCATCAGCAACCAGATGCTGCCGCACCCTCGTCGTTCTCGTTGCCAACCAGCGAAGCGACTGAATCTGTTCCGAACGCAAGACCAAACACCCAGTAGACAAGCTCTTACCTGGATTGGAAATTGACCCAGTGATCCAGGACAACGATTAACGAGGTAAGGGGATGGACAACTTGTACAATCTAATGCGATGCAAGGTAACAAACCGATCGCGGCGCTTAATTGCCTGGATAGTAGCAGGCCTAATGTCGGTGGGGATAATTGGCTGTAGCCATTCGGATTCCGCTTCATCGCGGCCATCTGCTCCTGACTCGTTAACCCTTGGCGCTACTATTACCAATGAACCAACCGCCCGGCTAGAGCGCACCTTCGCGGCATCAAAATCTCCAATTAAAGCCCTTGCCTTCAGCCCGGATGGACAAATGCTCGTCAGTGGTAGCTTGAATGGTGATACGAAGATCTGGAATGCAGACACGGGAGAATTGCTTCGACAGGTTAGCGATCGCCCCTCGATTCAATCGATCGCGGTGAGTGCAGACACGGTGCCCGCCTATCAATCAATCCTGCTGGCCAGCGGCGATGACCAAGGCGGCATTGAACTGCACAATCTCACCACTGGAGAATTACGACAGACGCTGGCGATTCCCGAAACAGTGGTGCAATCGGTGGCGTTTAGTCCCAATGGTCAATGGCTAGCCAGCGGACAGTGGAATGGCACGGTACAGCTTTGGGATATAGAAACTGGAGAACGGCTAAGCACCTTGGCTAACCATGACTATGGTGTAACCGTGGTGATGTTTGCACCTGCCACCAATACGGAATCGCCTCTGCTCATCAGTGCTGACTATGACGGCAATGTTAAATTATGGCGATCGAACAACGGAGAACTGCTTCGTACTTTCAATACGGCTCGCTATCCTGTGCTTGCTCTTGCGATTAGTCCGGACGGCAAAACGCTGGTGACGGGTAATGGAGATGGCACAGTCAAAAGCTGGAAATTACCCAGCGGTCGCTATATTCAAGGATTTCTGGGACATCTAGATGCGGTCACCGCCCTAACCATAAGCCCGGATGGACAAACTTTAGCTAGTAGTAGCCGCGATAAAACCATTAAACTGTGGGATCTCGCAACTGGAACCTTGATACAAACTCTCTCAGACGCACAGATGGACTCAATCATGGCGCTGGCTTTTAGCCCCAATGGAGACAAATTGGTCAGTGGCGATCAAGCGGGAATGATTCAGGTCTGGCACAGAAACTAGGCGCTGGGGTGAGTACGGCAAGGCATCGCAACCCAGGGAAGACAAATTTTGTCGATAACCTTACACTTCTCACTGACCCAGCTTCATACACGACTTTAGCCAGTTCGTTCATCCCTTTACTTAATCTTCATCGTCTCAGATCACAGCCTCTTCGCTTCGCAGTCGGTTAAAACGGAGGAGTTGTGTCGAGGAGCGATCATCATATAGGCAAGAACAAGTTCGTAACTTAGCGGCTACCGTCCTGCGTTAGGGCGTTTCTACGGTGAAGATAAAGTAGTTCCTAATACTGCTTGCATCTACAAATCAGGGAAAGTACTGTCCGTAATGAAAATAAAAAGTTCGTGTGAATTACGGATTGACAAGTACGGATGCTTACCTGCCAAATTCTATATTTGGAACTAGAATGAGCTTAGGCCATATCTGGCGGCAATCGCGAGGATTTCCTTTGCTGCTGGACGTATAGCCGAATACCATCTTGTAAATTCTGACGGCTAATCTCTGTACCTGAATGCAAATTCCCAGGAGTTTCAAAAAAAACTATGCTATCTACGGGCTTCATTGCTAGCATTTGAAATAAGATCTGCACCACGGGGATTGGTAGAGCCATCACCTGTGGATCATTCGGAGCCTGTGGACTGGCTGCTGCATCCTTCAGCGTAGGGAACGCATACACTACGTTTTTAGTCAAGTTTGATTGGGTGCGATGAGTCAGGGTAGTCATTAACCAATTCTGCTCCAGGGTTTGCAGAATAAAGTATTGAGGGTGTTTCAACCGACTGGCGATCGTCAACAGAGCCGGTGCGATCGTTTGAACATCGGTAGGGTTCGCTCCATATTGGGGAGCTTGCTCAATCAACATTTGAATCTGTTGTTCTGGGTTCATATGTATACATCCCGATTGATGAAAGTGCTCAATTTGGGTGCAGAGGTCGTCCGTCTTCCCAGTCTAGATTAGTCCTTTTATGAGGGGTTAGAGATCGGATGGCGTTTGAAATTGATTGTGTTAGCTTGATAGGCGGCAAAATTCCATCAGGGGGACGATACCGAGGCGTGGAGACAATTTTCCAACTGATCTTCAGCGAGTTGAAACAAACAACTCGTGCATCTGAACAAAATTGTCGGGCCGTTGCCACCCGTTTAGCCGGAGAAGTGAACCGCATCTGTTCAGAGAGCAAGCGGATTCAAGCGTCTGGAGAGGTGGAAACGTGGTCTACAACGCTGGCACGTCACCGACTGAAGCAATGCCTCAAGTACTATGAACTGGGGTCTCATCGCGGCCGAGTAGAATTACATAGCACTCTGAGTGCCGTGGTTTATCGATACATTACTCCTCCCCAGGTACAGTCGAGCTACCAAGCCCGTCTGACCCTGATTGAAGATTTTTTGCAAGGATTTTACATCGAATCGCTTAGTGCCTTCCGCCGCGAGAACCAGATGGCAGCAGACTATCGCCCTCGCACACTGTTGGAATTGGCGGAATATATGGCTTTTAGCGAACGCTATGGCAAGCGGCGCATTCCACTGCCGGGTCGTCGCAGCCAGCAATTGATCATTCTGCGGGCGCAAACTTTTTCGCAGCAACAACCCCCCGAAACAATGGTGGACATTGAACAAGCGGCTGAAGGATCAAGCGGAGAAGCCGATGCCCGCAGTACCGTTCCAATGCCACAAGTGCGGGAACAAATGATGGCCATGGAACCAGAGTTGCCCGAAGATGCGCTCCGCCATACGGTGATTGCTGAGTTGATGAGCTACTTGGAAGAACGCCAGCAGCAAGATTGCGCTGACTATTTTGCTTTGCGGCTGCAAGATCTGCCCGCGAATGAAATTGAGGCCATTCTGGGACTAACCGCTAGACAGCGAGACTATTTGCAGCAACGCTTTAAATATCATCTGATTCGATTTTCGCTATCGCACCATTGGGAATTGGTGCATCAGTGGCTAGAGGCCGATCTGGAACGTAATTTTGGGCTAACGCCGCAGCAATGGCAAGTCTTGCAAGATTGCCTCACGCCGCAGCAACAGGAGCTACTGCAACTTAAACAAAAAGGAATGCCGGATGTATCAATCACACAGGCGATCGGGCTGACCCCAACTCAGTTGCAAAAGCAATGGTCAAAATTACTGGAACAAGCTTGGGAAATTCGCAATAATTTTTTTTCCGGGCCCAATCCACAGGTTGATGAATAATTTATAAAGTGTTCATCAAAATTGCTTGAATTCACTTGAAAAATTCGCAACAATTTTATATCCGGATCAGGGGCAGGCATCCATGAATAATGACGCAGAAGCCATCCAACAGTTGTTTGATTGGCTATTGCAAGAACCAAACCCGGCTATTTCAGCGCCATCAGGGAATCGTGCTAGTCGAAAGGCTAGTCCAGATGAGTCCGGGACTTCAAGCTTGCAACCTCCATATTTTGATCCTCTCGATTCTGAAGCAGTAGACTTCATGCCTGCTGAGTTAGACGAATCGAGTCTTTCATCTTTTCAACAACCTTCATCATTAGAATTTGGAGACATACCTGCTGTGCAAGACCGTTTTCAAGCTTTACTAAAGCGTCGACTCCGCGCTGAAATCGAACGCAATCCTCCCCGTTTTCCGTGGGAAACTGGCTCGTTTGATTATGAAGTCGAGTATTCTGACCTGCCAACGCCGGAACAAGTTCCAGCGGGTGTATGGGCGGCACAATTACAAACGTTGAATTTACCCATCCCGATGCCCGATCGCGTGCTTGTGCAATTGTTGGATCACTGCCGGATGGTCGTGCAGTCTTCGTTGCAAGAAGGTGCCAAATTGGTACACATTGTCGAGTCGCTGTTTCCAGGACAGTTTCAGTCTCTTAATCAATTAGCGGGGATGGTGCTGTCTGGGCCGTCCCGCTCTGGGCAAGCGGCGATCGCGCCACCCGCAAACCTGCCTCGTCATTATGATGTAGCAACCCCCATGCAGCAAATGGCCCTGTCGCTGCTGGCGGCTCGCGAAATTCTAGAATCCATGACGCTGAACGTGTCACCCAGTCAGCCCTATGCGCAACAAGTGTGGCAGACAGCCGTGGGCGAAATCAAAGTCGAGGCCGAGTATCAGCCTCAAACGCAGCAAATTTGTATTCAAGGCACGTTGCCGCAGGCAGGCAGCCTGTGCTTCAGAAATGGCCCCGATCAATCAACGGCAGTGTGTTCTGAAGCGGATTGTGTCCGTGTAGCGCTGTCTAACCTGAAGCCAAATCAACCCTATACCTTAGAAGTATTACTGCAAGATAGCGAAGTACCGTTTGTGTTCGCTATTTGCCCCCTGACCTCTGAAGACTAAAACGGTGAGGACATGATTTTGGAGTTCTATTAGCTGTATCTAGTCTGTTTAGGATTATTGGGTATTGTTAGCCATTGAGGAAAGGAGTCATCAATACAGAGGACTCCTTTCCTTTTGTGGGTGCTTCTTATGGCTGTTTTTTTTAAGCTGGCTCCCTTAGTGTTTCGGTTTGGGCGCATGATGCTCATGCCAATGCCGAGCAATATCCACGCGGCGACACAGCCAAACCCGATCGTGCTGTTGCACATAGTCTAGGAAACGCGCCAAGGCAGCCGCCCGTCCCGGACGCCCCACCAAACGGCAGTGTAGCCCCACGCTCATCATTTTTGGAGCCGTTTCACCTTCGGCATAGAGCAAATCAAAGGCATCGCGTAAATAGGCAAAAAACTGATCACCTGAATTAAAGCCCTGACTGGTAGCAAACCGCATGTCGTTGTTGTCGAGCGTGTAGGGAATCACCAAATGGGGTTGGTCATAGTCTTGCACCCAATAGGGCAAGTCGTCGGCATAGCTATCGGAATCATATAGAAACCCACCCTCCTCCACCACCAATTTGCGGGTGTTGGGACTGTTACGCCCTGTATACCACCCCAGGGGACGGCTGCCGGTAACGCGAGTGTGAATCTCGATCGCCATTTGCAAATGTTCGCGTTCAGTTGGTTCAGCGAAATACTTATAATCAATCCAGCGATAGCCATGACTGGCAATTTCCCAGTTACCTTCATTCATAGCGGCCACCGCTTCGGGATTGCGTTCCAGCGCCATCGCCACACCATAAACCGTCACAGGAATGCCACGCTGGGTAAACAGTCGATGTAACCGCCAAAACCCGGCTCGGCTACCGTACTCATAGCAAGATTCAATATTCATGTGCCGCACTCCGGCTAGAGGAACCGCCCCTACTACTTCAGACAGAAACGCCTCGGCCGATTCGTCCCCATGCAGCACGCAGTTTTCGCCGCCTTCTTCGTAGTTAATCACAAACTGTACTGCAACCCGGGCTTGATCTGGCCAGTTGGGGTCAGGAGTATGCTGGCCATACCCCACCATGTCTCTGGGATAGCGATCGACCATAGGTATCTTTGTTCCTGTGTTGTTTAGGCTTCAGTTCTACAGCAATGGGGAGAGGATGCCTGCGGCGGTGCCCCTATAACGGTAAACGAATTAAATTATTTCCTCATGGTAAACTCCCTTCAGAAATATTGTTGTGGTGTATGAGAAGTGATTGACCATGTGTTTATATAAGCAAACTTTAAACAGACTTAAACTAGGGCTGGTATTGGTGATGATCGGTCCATTGACAACAACCGCTGCTTTGGCAAATACAGAGGTAGCACCTTCCATTGAAATTACCCAAACCTCGCCTACTCCCGCACAGCCAACCGCCCCAACGAGTCCAGATGCTGCTGCCGAACGAGTTGTCAACACTGGACTCGTTGAACAAGTGGACTATATCAACGCTTGTCGCCGCACCAATCGATCGGTGGAGGTGTTTGCCGATACGGCCCTGAGTCCAGTCAATCGAGTTGGCTCATTAGCTGCCAATACCTCAGTCTTTTTGACCGGGGTGCTGGCCCCTGGGCGGGCCCAAATTGCCCGGCGCGACTCTCCTACTAGCAGTATTACGGTAGTGGGGTGGGTCAATGCGGCCAACTTAACTACTTGTGATGCTCCTGTGCCCATACGCGCCTGCTATGGCATCAATGTCGATAATTTGTCTGTTCGCAGCGCCCCCAGCAGCACCTCTGCGTTCCGGGGATCGCTCAGGGCAGGATCGATCGTCTATGCCACAGCCAATCCGCCAAGAGAACAAGTATCGCCTAACGCACCGCCTGATTTTGGTCGTATTTGGGTAGAAATTTTGCAAGATGGTCAGCCAGCCTGGATTGCCAGAACTGGACAATCTGGACTAGGCAGCAACGCCACTCGCCTGTCGGATACAGCCTGTAATCCGTAATTCTGATTTCTCTGTTGTTAGATCGGGCCAAGGAGCGATCGACCATGCATTGGAATGTTTGTCTTAGTAGTAAAATTCGTTCTCAAGGCTTGACCATTGGTTTAGCTGCGATTGGGACTATGGTGATCGGGTGGGAGCAACCGGCCGTTGCTAGGGGCGATCAGCACTCACCCACCCATCGCTATGGGGATGAGTACGACTATCACGAGGAGCGCTATGAGGATAGCGAAGAGGTTTATGGCGATCGCACCTGGCAAACGATCACAGGACTGACCCAGCAATCGAATTTAATTGGCGCGTGTCGCTACAGCCTGAATAGTTTAGATGTCTATCGAGATGCCGCCCGCACCCAGCGCATTTTGACGATCGTTCCTGATACTGAACTGCGCTTAACAGGGGTCGTTGGCACGGGCGTCGCCGAAATCTATTCCCCCGCCCTCGGCTGGATCAGCACCGCCACCATTGAAGCGTGTGATGCCATCCCTGCTCCAGAGCCAGCGGCGCAAGCCTGTTACGAAATTTTAACCACGGTAACCGTTCGCAGTGGTCCCGATGGCAGTTATCCAGGAATTGGTCAAATTCGCCGAGGCGGCATTGCCTACGCTACTACCAATCCACCCACTGTTTCAGTCAGCCGCGATCGCCGCCGATGGATTGAAATCTATTTCCCGCGCCAAGGACAGGGCTGGTTTTCACTCACCGGATCAGGGGGAGCCGGGCAAAATGCAGTACGGCTGCCAGATGAGCAGTGTGATTGGGAAGGATGAAGGATGAGGTGCGGCAAGAATTCGATCCACGTCAAGCATCTACACCACTGTTAGACAGACTGAAAACCTGCGCCCAACGATCGTCTGTGGCGTTCCACACACCTGGACACAAGCGGGGACAGGGCATCTCCGCTAACTTGAGAGATTGGCTGGGGCAAGCAGTATTTCAAGCAGATTTGCCAGAATTGCCGGAACTGGACAACTTGTTTGCACCCAAGGGCGTGATTCAGCAAGCGCAAGTGTTAGCCGCCGCCGCCTTTGGGGCAGAGCAGACATGGTTTTTGGCGAATGGGTCTACGTGTGGAATAGAAGCCGCTGTGTTGGCGACCTGTCAGCCAGGAGACAAGATAGTTCTGCCGCGTAATGTGCATCAGTCGGCGATCGCCGCTCTAATTCTCTCAGGAGCCATTCCTATATATGTGCAGCCTGACTATGATGCAGAGTGGGACGTGGCGCATGGGGTTTCACCTACTACAATTAAAACGGCGATCGCGCAACACCCTGATGCCAAAGCGGTGTTGATTGTGTCACCCACCTACTACGGTGTAACCAGCCCAGTGCAGGAAATCGCTGAAATTGTCCATCAGCATGATATTCCTCTGCTAGTAGACGAAGCTCACGGTGCTCATTTCGCCTTTCATCCTGACTTGCCGCCGTCGGCTTTGTCGCAAGGAGCCGATCTAGCGGTGCAGTCAATCCACAAAACCCTGTCAGCCCTAACCCAAGCGGCTATGCTGCATGTGCAAGGCGATCGCATCGATCGCGATCGCCTCACCCGCTGCTTATCTTTGGTGCAGTCCACTAGTCCCAACTATTTGCTGCTAGCTTCATTAGACGCCGCCCGCCAGCAGATGGCCATCCAAGGACAACCCTTGATGGAACAAGCGCTGAGTTTGTCCAACCGCGTCAGACAGGAACTTGAGCAAATTTCGGGGCTACTCGTGTTAGCCGATCGCTCCGATCTGCTTCCTGGCTTCGCCGCTCTGGACTGGACTCGCATCACGATTGATGTCATTAGATTAGGATTAACTGGCTTTGCCGCAGACGAAATATTGCACGAGACCTTTGGTGTCACCGCAGAACTGCCCGGTCTGCGCCATCTCACCTTCATCCTGACGTTTGGTAACACCAACGCAGACATCGATCGATTAGTATCAGCGTTTAGAGTATTATCTACACTCAAACCGCAACCCCAACTAGAATCCCATTGCCTTTCTTCATCATCCTTTCTGCTTCCTCCCTTCTCTCTTCCCCCCCTCACGCCCCGTCAAGCCTTCTTCTCAGCGGCTGTCACCCTGCCGATCGCCCACGCGATTGACCGCATCAGTGCCGAGTTGGTTTGTCCCTATCCGCCTGGAATCCCTGTACTGTTACCCGGCGAAGTAATCACGACCGAGGCGATCGAGTATTTGCAGCAAGTCCTAGCTGCCGGGGGCGTTGTGGCAGGATGCACCGACTCAACCCTGGAAACCCTGAGAATTGTCAACGGTTGAGCAACGGTTGAGCCGCGATCGGAGAATCATACTCCTGATAAAGTGATGAGAGGCACCTATTCTTGCATCCCCTCGTATAACAGTCGGGCAAACAGCCGGGCCCCATCGTCGGTCTTCAGCCGGGCATAGGTGAGTGGCTCTGATACCCCAACCGTTCGTAGATCAGACAGCAGTTCTGGATGAAACTGGCAGGTAAACGATCGTCGGATCTGCTTACTCTCAAAATCCTTATAGATTACGCAGGTTGCCGAACATTCCGTGACAATTTCATCACCAATGGTGGTAGAACACAAAATTTCGATCGCATCTGGCAGTTTCAATAACCATGCCAGCGAACTACCCGCTAAGGTCGATCGATACGGGATGATGGCATCATGCAGCGAACGATAGGCCCAATTGGCAAATAAGATGGCTTCTTCGT
This genomic interval carries:
- a CDS encoding aminotransferase class I/II-fold pyridoxal phosphate-dependent enzyme; this encodes MKDEVRQEFDPRQASTPLLDRLKTCAQRSSVAFHTPGHKRGQGISANLRDWLGQAVFQADLPELPELDNLFAPKGVIQQAQVLAAAAFGAEQTWFLANGSTCGIEAAVLATCQPGDKIVLPRNVHQSAIAALILSGAIPIYVQPDYDAEWDVAHGVSPTTIKTAIAQHPDAKAVLIVSPTYYGVTSPVQEIAEIVHQHDIPLLVDEAHGAHFAFHPDLPPSALSQGADLAVQSIHKTLSALTQAAMLHVQGDRIDRDRLTRCLSLVQSTSPNYLLLASLDAARQQMAIQGQPLMEQALSLSNRVRQELEQISGLLVLADRSDLLPGFAALDWTRITIDVIRLGLTGFAADEILHETFGVTAELPGLRHLTFILTFGNTNADIDRLVSAFRVLSTLKPQPQLESHCLSSSSFLLPPFSLPPLTPRQAFFSAAVTLPIAHAIDRISAELVCPYPPGIPVLLPGEVITTEAIEYLQQVLAAGGVVAGCTDSTLETLRIVNG